In the genome of Mugil cephalus isolate CIBA_MC_2020 chromosome 21, CIBA_Mcephalus_1.1, whole genome shotgun sequence, one region contains:
- the e2f6 gene encoding transcription factor E2F2 isoform X3, producing the protein MVKCVVSGCPNRAVTVTRGIFNRPPKRFFKFPKDPARVKVWLAALRETEKQESVEQCLICEDHFLPEDISKNGVHSDAIPIMPPCLDGSLGMISPWGAESEEEEEEEQGNAGRDEEDEVAEDEGGDNVKQEPPAPEPPSGRPSKTDVDTKEAPAVKATSDRVSRWNPPRTRQDVSLGVLTQRFLELLLASPDGTLDLRQVTTNLKTRKRRVYDITNVLDGIRLVEKESANRIRWIGNAPIASFLQRKEQKFKRELENLKLVEDTLDTLIKSCAQQLFDMTDDLPNSALAYVTHEDISRLKAFQEQTLIAVKAPEETKLEVPAPKEDSIQIHLKGGRGPIAVWTCDIGTGDDGSGDGFMTLEESRIKTTTLHTDTNVRSSVLAAVKL; encoded by the exons ATGGTGAAGTGTGTCGTCTCCGGTTGTCCGAACCGTGCGGTCACCGTCACCCGGGGGATCTTCAACAGACCACCGAAGAGGTTCTTCAAATTCCCCAAAGACCCGGCCCGAGTCAAG GTATGGCTCGCCGCCCTgagggagacggagaagcaGGAGTCCGTGGAGCAGTGTCTCATCTGCGAGGACCACTTCCTGCCAGAGGACATCTCCAAGAACGGGGTCCACAGCGACGCCATCCCCATCATGCCCCCCTGCCTGGACGGCTCCCTGGGCATGATCAGCCCCTGGGGAGCtgagtctgaggaggaggaggaggaggagcagggcaACGCCGGCCGGGACGAGGAAGACGAGGTTGCTGAGGATGAAGGTGGAGACAATGTGAAACAGGAGCCTCCTGCACCGGAACCTCCTTCAGGGAGGCCGTCAAAGACG GACGTCGACACTAAAGAGGCTCCAGCTGTGAAGGCGACCAG tgACCGCGTGTCGCGGTGGAACCCTCCAAGAACCAGACAAG ACGTGTCGCTGGGAGTCCTGACGCAGCGTttcctggagctgctgctggcgTCTCCGGACGGGACGCTCGACCTCCGCCAggtcaccaccaacctgaagaCGCGCAAACGACGGGTCTACGACATCACAAACGTGCTGGACGGCATCAGGCTGGTGGAGAAGGAGTCGGCCAATAGGATCAGGTGGAT AGGCAACGCCCCCATCGCCAGCTTCCTGCAGAGGAAGGAGCAGAAGTTTAAGAGGGAGCTGGAGAACCTGAAGCTGGTGGAGGACACGCTGGACACGCTCATCAAAAGCTGCGCCCAGCAGCTCTTCGACATGACCGACGACCTCCCCAACTCTGC GTTGGCCTACGTGACTCACGAGGACATCAGCCGCCTCAAAGCTTTCCAGGAGCAGACGCTGATCGCTGTCAAAGCTCCGGAGGAAACCAAGCTGGAGGTCCCAGCACCTAAAGAG GACAGCATCCAGATCCACctgaagggagggagaggtcCCATCGCCGTGTGGACCTGTGACATCGGGACGGGAGACGACGGCAGCGGAGACGGCTTCATGACTCTGGAGGAAAGTCGGATAAAGACGACAACGCTGCACACAG ACACTAATGTCCGATCCTCTGTGCTGGCTGCAGTGAAGCTGTAA
- the e2f6 gene encoding transcription factor E2FC isoform X1, translating to MEAEEQRSIRRQKGGHYCIAIGCTNEFYRIKAKGKLVHFHKLPLKRSAVLSRWLEALRRENPPMGRGARVCSDHFLEEDYVEEKCFEAERLVVRRTNRLKPEAVPSVFNFPAKSSAKCRKSIRKESVLGRDGALRRTSSQTGKKKQVWLAALRETEKQESVEQCLICEDHFLPEDISKNGVHSDAIPIMPPCLDGSLGMISPWGAESEEEEEEEQGNAGRDEEDEVAEDEGGDNVKQEPPAPEPPSGRPSKTDVDTKEAPAVKATSDRVSRWNPPRTRQDVSLGVLTQRFLELLLASPDGTLDLRQVTTNLKTRKRRVYDITNVLDGIRLVEKESANRIRWIGNAPIASFLQRKEQKFKRELENLKLVEDTLDTLIKSCAQQLFDMTDDLPNSALAYVTHEDISRLKAFQEQTLIAVKAPEETKLEVPAPKEDSIQIHLKGGRGPIAVWTCDIGTGDDGSGDGFMTLEESRIKTTTLHTDTNVRSSVLAAVKL from the exons atggaggcagaggagcaaCGAAGCATCAGAAGACAAAAGGGGGGTCATTATTGCATCGCCATCGGATGTACAAATGAGTTTTACAGGATTAAAGCCAAGGGCAAGCTAGTCCACTTTCATAAACTGCCCCTGAAGCGGAGCGCGGTGCTGTCGCGCTGGCTGGAGGCCCTGAGGAGAGAGAACCCCCCCATGGGCAGAGGGGCGAGGGTGTGCAGTGATCACTTTTTGGAGGAGGACTACGTCGAGGAGAAATGCTTCGAGGCGGAAAGGCTGGTGGTTCGCCGCACCAACAGACTAAAGCCCGAAGCCGTTCCTTCCGTTTTCAATTTCCCTGCTAAGTCCTCCGCTAAGTGTCGCAAGAGCATCAGAAAGGAGTCAGTCCTGGGGAGGGACGGGGCGCTAAGACGCACCAGCAGCCAGACAGGGAAGAAGAAACAG GTATGGCTCGCCGCCCTgagggagacggagaagcaGGAGTCCGTGGAGCAGTGTCTCATCTGCGAGGACCACTTCCTGCCAGAGGACATCTCCAAGAACGGGGTCCACAGCGACGCCATCCCCATCATGCCCCCCTGCCTGGACGGCTCCCTGGGCATGATCAGCCCCTGGGGAGCtgagtctgaggaggaggaggaggaggagcagggcaACGCCGGCCGGGACGAGGAAGACGAGGTTGCTGAGGATGAAGGTGGAGACAATGTGAAACAGGAGCCTCCTGCACCGGAACCTCCTTCAGGGAGGCCGTCAAAGACG GACGTCGACACTAAAGAGGCTCCAGCTGTGAAGGCGACCAG tgACCGCGTGTCGCGGTGGAACCCTCCAAGAACCAGACAAG ACGTGTCGCTGGGAGTCCTGACGCAGCGTttcctggagctgctgctggcgTCTCCGGACGGGACGCTCGACCTCCGCCAggtcaccaccaacctgaagaCGCGCAAACGACGGGTCTACGACATCACAAACGTGCTGGACGGCATCAGGCTGGTGGAGAAGGAGTCGGCCAATAGGATCAGGTGGAT AGGCAACGCCCCCATCGCCAGCTTCCTGCAGAGGAAGGAGCAGAAGTTTAAGAGGGAGCTGGAGAACCTGAAGCTGGTGGAGGACACGCTGGACACGCTCATCAAAAGCTGCGCCCAGCAGCTCTTCGACATGACCGACGACCTCCCCAACTCTGC GTTGGCCTACGTGACTCACGAGGACATCAGCCGCCTCAAAGCTTTCCAGGAGCAGACGCTGATCGCTGTCAAAGCTCCGGAGGAAACCAAGCTGGAGGTCCCAGCACCTAAAGAG GACAGCATCCAGATCCACctgaagggagggagaggtcCCATCGCCGTGTGGACCTGTGACATCGGGACGGGAGACGACGGCAGCGGAGACGGCTTCATGACTCTGGAGGAAAGTCGGATAAAGACGACAACGCTGCACACAG ACACTAATGTCCGATCCTCTGTGCTGGCTGCAGTGAAGCTGTAA
- the e2f6 gene encoding transcription factor E2FC isoform X2, with product MEAEEQRSIRRQKGGHYCIAIGCTNEFYRIKAKGKLVHFHKLPLKRSAVLSRWLEALRRENPPMGRGARVCSDHFLEEDYVEEKCFEAERLVVRRTNRLKPEAVPSVFNFPAKSSAKCRKSIRKESVLGRDGALRRTSSQTGKKKQVWLAALRETEKQESVEQCLICEDHFLPEDISKNGVHSDAIPIMPPCLDGSLGMISPWGAESEEEEEEEQGNAGRDEEDEVAEDEGGDNVKQEPPAPEPPSGRPSKTDVDTKEAPAVKATSDRVSRWNPPRTRQDVSLGVLTQRFLELLLASPDGTLDLRQVTTNLKTRKRRVYDITNVLDGIRLVEKESANRIRWIGNAPIASFLQRKEQKFKRELENLKLVEDTLDTLIKSCAQQLFDMTDDLPNSALAYVTHEDISRLKAFQEQTLIAVKAPEETKLEVPAPKEDSIQIHLKGGRGPIAVWTCDIGTGDDGSGDGFMTLEESRIKTTTLHTESSVPQSAVQSS from the exons atggaggcagaggagcaaCGAAGCATCAGAAGACAAAAGGGGGGTCATTATTGCATCGCCATCGGATGTACAAATGAGTTTTACAGGATTAAAGCCAAGGGCAAGCTAGTCCACTTTCATAAACTGCCCCTGAAGCGGAGCGCGGTGCTGTCGCGCTGGCTGGAGGCCCTGAGGAGAGAGAACCCCCCCATGGGCAGAGGGGCGAGGGTGTGCAGTGATCACTTTTTGGAGGAGGACTACGTCGAGGAGAAATGCTTCGAGGCGGAAAGGCTGGTGGTTCGCCGCACCAACAGACTAAAGCCCGAAGCCGTTCCTTCCGTTTTCAATTTCCCTGCTAAGTCCTCCGCTAAGTGTCGCAAGAGCATCAGAAAGGAGTCAGTCCTGGGGAGGGACGGGGCGCTAAGACGCACCAGCAGCCAGACAGGGAAGAAGAAACAG GTATGGCTCGCCGCCCTgagggagacggagaagcaGGAGTCCGTGGAGCAGTGTCTCATCTGCGAGGACCACTTCCTGCCAGAGGACATCTCCAAGAACGGGGTCCACAGCGACGCCATCCCCATCATGCCCCCCTGCCTGGACGGCTCCCTGGGCATGATCAGCCCCTGGGGAGCtgagtctgaggaggaggaggaggaggagcagggcaACGCCGGCCGGGACGAGGAAGACGAGGTTGCTGAGGATGAAGGTGGAGACAATGTGAAACAGGAGCCTCCTGCACCGGAACCTCCTTCAGGGAGGCCGTCAAAGACG GACGTCGACACTAAAGAGGCTCCAGCTGTGAAGGCGACCAG tgACCGCGTGTCGCGGTGGAACCCTCCAAGAACCAGACAAG ACGTGTCGCTGGGAGTCCTGACGCAGCGTttcctggagctgctgctggcgTCTCCGGACGGGACGCTCGACCTCCGCCAggtcaccaccaacctgaagaCGCGCAAACGACGGGTCTACGACATCACAAACGTGCTGGACGGCATCAGGCTGGTGGAGAAGGAGTCGGCCAATAGGATCAGGTGGAT AGGCAACGCCCCCATCGCCAGCTTCCTGCAGAGGAAGGAGCAGAAGTTTAAGAGGGAGCTGGAGAACCTGAAGCTGGTGGAGGACACGCTGGACACGCTCATCAAAAGCTGCGCCCAGCAGCTCTTCGACATGACCGACGACCTCCCCAACTCTGC GTTGGCCTACGTGACTCACGAGGACATCAGCCGCCTCAAAGCTTTCCAGGAGCAGACGCTGATCGCTGTCAAAGCTCCGGAGGAAACCAAGCTGGAGGTCCCAGCACCTAAAGAG GACAGCATCCAGATCCACctgaagggagggagaggtcCCATCGCCGTGTGGACCTGTGACATCGGGACGGGAGACGACGGCAGCGGAGACGGCTTCATGACTCTGGAGGAAAGTCGGATAAAGACGACAACGCTGCACACAG aGTCGTCGGTTCCTCAGAGCGCCGTGCAGAGCTCGTAG
- the LOC124999447 gene encoding LOW QUALITY PROTEIN: uncharacterized protein LOC124999447 (The sequence of the model RefSeq protein was modified relative to this genomic sequence to represent the inferred CDS: inserted 1 base in 1 codon), producing MDQSEDREEGLSASKPDPCEEYDDQTRAHRGEKQERMDSPTSSCASMKSDASMRDPIEFKEQRSSETKPEKKERTETHPPSGMSVRSGKSMSDPLNFKGRHSSDAKPEKEERMDSPPSCESLGDASMHQQIDFQGQNTSETKVQEFSEDPKLEQPTNLDSIFTILKENIVSFVTEELKNFQHLLSADPETLKSQKKTEEVDGEEKVQKSKFTEALLNITLHYMRKIKQEELADSLQSRTSSGLCQRKLKSNLKKKFQCVFEGIAKAGNPSVLNQIYTELYITEGESSEVNDEHEVRQIEAASRKTDELENKIKCENIFKPSAHSNEPIRTVMTKGVAGIGKTVLTQKFTLDWAEDKANQDILFIFPFTFRELNVVKKRKFSLVELVHHFFTETKEAGICSFEEFQVVFIFDGLDECRLPLDFHNTEILTDVTESTSVNVLLTNLIRGKLLPSARLWITTRPAAANQIPPECVDMVTEVRGFTDPQKEEYFRRRFKDEEQASSIIPHIKSSRSLHIMCHIPVFCWITATVLEDVLETREGGELPKTLTEMYIHFLVVQAKVNKVKYDGGTGTDPLWTKKSRKMIESLGKLAFDQLQKGNLIFYESDLTECGIDTRAASVYSGVFTQIFKEERGLYQDKVFCFIHLSVQEFLAALYVHLTFINHGVPLMEESQKSSLWNRLFDKPDLDLLHRRAVDEALQSPNGHLDLFLRFLLGLSVQTTQSLLHGLVKERGNRQNTTIKTVMYIRNKISEDLPPERSLNLFHCLNELKDESLTEEIQQFLSSGRLTRKNLSPAQWSALVFTLLSSEEDLDEFNLKKFSASDDALVRMLPVIKASKRAMLSDCNLSERSCEALASVLSSQSSCLRELDLSDNDLKDSGVKILSDGLRSPHCLLETLSLSGCQITKEGCSFLASALNSNPSHLRELDLSYNHLGDSGVKLLSDIKENPHWRLDTLKVDHGGEQRMNPGPRKYIRKFTLGTSREHQQVSGSFHTLPETLYHSHILCRDAVSDRCYWEVVWNGEVLIAVTSEGETIKGSENDEDSWFGRNSQSWSLQCSHSGYSVWHNKEMTELPFYSTSASSRVAVDVNYSAGTISFYEVFNDKLFPLHTFHSTFTEPLYPGFAFGHNSYMSFCELAGVGSVMDQSEDREEGLSASKSDPCEEYDDQTRAHRPEKQERMDSPTPSCASMKSETSMRVPIEFKGQYSFETKPEKKKKTDSPTPSYLSMKSDTSMRDPIEFRERCSSETKVQEFSENSKLEQPTNLDSIFTILKENIVSFVTEELKNFQHLLSLDLETLKSQKKTDEMNGEEKVQKSKIREALLNITLHYMRKIKQEELADSLQSRTSSGLCQCKLKSNLKKRFQCVFEGIAKAGNSSFLNEIYTELYITEGESSEVNDEHEVIQIEAASRKKDELEKRIKCENIFKPSAHRDEPIRTVMTKGVAGIGKTVLTQKFTLDWAEDKANQDILFTFPFTFRELNVVKKKKFSLVELVHHFFTETKEAGICSFEEFQVVFIFDGLDECRLPLDFHKTEILTDVTESTSVDVLLINLIRGKLLPSARLWITTRPAAANQIPPECVDMVTEVRGFTDPQKEEYFRKRFRGEEQASRIISHIKSSRSLHIMCHIPVFCWITATVLEDVLETREGGELPKTLTEMYIHFLVVQTKVKKVKYEGESETDPHWSPESRKMIESLGKLAFDQLQKGNLIFYESDLTEYSIDTTAASVYSGVFTQIFKEERGLYQDKXFCFVHLSVQEFLAALYVHLTFIHHGVPLIEESQKSSLWNRLFDKPSLDLLHQRAVDEALQSPNGHLDLFLRFLLGLSVRTSQSLLRGLVKERGNRRNTNRKTVNYIKKKISEDLSPERRLNLFYCLNELKDESLTEEIQQYLSSRRLSEKKLSPAQWSALIFTLLSSEEDLDVFNLKKFSASHNALLRMLPVIKASRRALLSDCNLSMKSCEALASVLSCQSSCLRELDLSGNDLKDSGVKLLSDGLKSPHCLLETLSLSGCQVTNEGCSFLALALTSNPSHLRELDLSCNHLGDSGVKLLSDIKENPDWRLDKLKVDHGGERRMNPGPRKYACKLTLGSNTEHRQVSDPFYILPETLYHSHILCRDAVTDRCYWEVVCNGEVLVAVTSEGETMKGSGNDEDSWFGRNSQSWSLQCSGSGYSVWHNKEMIELPFYSSSVSSRVGVYVNYSGGTISFYEVFNDKLFPLHTFYSTFTEPLYPGFAFGHNSYMSFCDL from the exons ATGGATCagagtgaggacagagaggagggactCTCTGCCTCTAAACCAGATCCATGTGAGGAATATGACGACCAAACCAGAGCTCACAG ggGAGAGAAACAGGAGAGGATGGATTCTCCTACATCCAGCTGTGCGTCCATGAAGAGTGATGCATCCATGCGTGACCCTATTGAATTTAAAGAGCAACGTTCTTCTGAAACCAA gccggaaaagaaggagaggacagaAACTCATCCGCCCAGTGGTATGTCCGTGAGGAGTGGCAAGTCCATGTCTGACCCTCTTAATTTTAAAGGACGACATTCTTCTGATGCTAA gccagagaaagaggagaggatggaCTCTCCACCCAGCTGTGAGTCATTGGGTGATGCGTCCATGCATCAACAGATTGATTTTCAAGGTCAAAATACTTCAGAAACTAA AGTTCAGGAGTTTTCAGAGGATCCCAAACTGGAGCAACCAACAAACCTGGACTCTATATTTACG ATTCTTAAAGAGAACATTGTCAGCTTTGTGACGGAGGAGTTGAAGAATTTCCAGCATCTTCTGAGTGCAGATCCAGAAACATTAAAGAGCCAGAAGAAAACTGAGGAGGTGGATGGTGAAGAGAAAGTGCAGAAGAGCAAATTCACAGAGGCTTTGCTGAACATCACTCTGCACTACatgaggaaaataaagcaaGAGGAACTGGCTGATTCTCTGCAAAGTA gAACTTCTTCTGGACTGTGCCAGCGTAAACTCAAGTCAAATCTAAagaagaagttccagtgtgtgtttgaggggattgctaaagcaggaaacccATCTGTTCTGAATCAGATCTACACAGAActttacatcacagagggagaatcctcagaggtcaatgatgaacatgaggtcagacagattgaagcaGCTTCCAGGAAAACAGAtgaactggaaaataaaatcaaatgtgaaaacatctTTAAACCATCAGCTCACAGTaatgaaccaatcagaacagtgatgacaaagggagtggctggcattggaaAAACAGTCCTAACACaaaagttcactctggactgggctgaagacaaagccaaccaggacatcctcttcatatttccattcactttcagagagctgaatgtggtgaaaaagagaaagttcagcttggtggaacttgttcatcacttcttcactgaaactaaagaagcaggaatctgcagctttgaagagttccaggttgtgttcatctttgacggtctggatgagtgtcgacttcctctggacttccacaacactgagatcctgactgatgttacagagtccacctcagtgaaTGTGCTGCTGAccaacctcatcagggggaaactgcttccctctgctcgcctctggataaccacacgacctgcagcagccaatcagatccctcctgagtgtgttgacatggtgacagaggtcagagggttcactgacccccagaaggaggagtacttcaggaggagATTCaaagatgaggagcaggccagcagcatcattcCCCACATCAAGTCATCACggagcctccacatcatgtgtcacatcccagtcttctgctggatcactgctacagttctggaggatgtgttggaaaccagagagggaggagagctgcccaagaccctgactgagatgtacatccacttcctggtggttcaggccaaagtgaataaggtcaagtatgatggaggaacTGGGACAGATCCACTCTGGACTAAAAAGAGCAgaaagatgattgagtctctgggaaaactggcttttgatcagctgcagaaaggaaacctgatcttctatgaatcagacctgacagagtgtggcattgataccagagcagcctcagtgtactcaggagtgttcacacagatctttaaagaggagagaggcctgtaccaggacaaggtgttctgcttcatccatctgagtgttcaggagtttctggctgctctctATGTTCATTTGACATTCATTAATCATGGTGTCCCTCTGATGGAAGAATCACAAAAATCGTCCCTCTGGAACCGATTGTTTGACAAACCCGACCTAGATCTTCTCCACCGACGTGCTGTGGACGAGGCCTtgcagagtccaaatggacacctggatcTGTTCCtgcgcttcctcctgggtctttcagtCCAAACCACTCAGAGTCTTCTACATGGcctggtgaaagagagaggaaacagacaaaacaccACCATAAAAACAGTGATGTACATCAGGAACAAGATCAGTGAGGATCTCCCTCCAGAGAGAAGCCTTAAtttgttccactgtctgaatgaactgaaggaTGAATCACTAACAGAGGAGATCCAACAGTTCTTGAGTTCAGGAAGACTCACCAGAAAGAATCTCTCTCCTGCTCAatggtcagctctggtctttACGCTACTGTCATCAGAAGAAGATCTGGACGAGTTCAACCTGAAGAAATTTTCTGCTTCAGACGATGCTTTGGTCAGGATGCTTCCAGTCATCAAAGCCTCCAAAAGAGCTAT GTTGAGTGATTGTAACctgtcagagagaagctgtgaagctctagCCTCGGTTCTCAGCTCCCAATCCTCTTGTCTGAGAGAGTTGGACCTGAGCGATAacgacctgaaggattcaggagtgaagatTCTTTCTGATGGACTTAGGAGTCCACACTGTCTactggaaactctcag TTTGTCAGGTTGTCAGATCACTAAGGAGGGCTGTTCTTTTCTGGCCTCGGCTCTGAACTctaacccctcccatctgagagaaCTGGACTTGAGCTACAATCATCTAGGAGactcaggagtgaagctgctgtctgatATAAAAGAGAATCCACACTGGAGACTGGACACACTCAA GGTGGACCATGGTGGAGAGCAGAGGATGAACCCTGGTCCAAGaaagt ATATCCGTAAATTCACACTGGGCACAAGCAGAGAACACCAGCAGGTATCTGGCTCATTTCACACCCTTCCAGAGACCTTGTACCACTCTCACATTCTGTGTAGAGATGCAGTGTCTGATCGCTGTTACTGGGAGGTTGTGTGGAATGGAGAGGTCCTGATAGCAGTGACTTCAGAGGGAGAAACAATCAAAGGCAGCGAAAATGATGAAGATTCTTGGTTTGGGAGGAACAGTCAGTCCTGGAGTCTGCAGTGCTCTCACAGTGGTTACTCTGTCTGGCACAACAAGGAAATGACAGAGCTTCCATTCTATTCTACCTCTGCATCTAGCAGAGTAGCAGTAGATGTGAACTACTCTGCTGGAACCATCTCCTTCTACGAAGTTTTCAATGACAaactgtttcctcttcacacctTCCACTCCACCTTCACTGAACCTCTCTACCCTGGATTTGCATTTGGACACAACTCCTATATGTCTTTTTGTGAGCT TGCAG gTGTCGGCTCTGTTATGGATCagagtgaggacagagaggagggactCTCTGCCTCTAAATCAGATCCATGTGAGGAATATGACGACCAAACCAGAGCTCACAG GCCAGAGAAACAGGAAAGGATGGACTCTCCTACACCCAGCTGTGCGTCCATGAAGAGTGAGACGTCCATGCGTGTCCCTATTGAATTTAAAGGACAATATTCTTTTGAAACCAA gccagagaagaagaagaagacggattCTCCTACACCCAGCTAtctgtccatgaagagtgataCATCCATGCGTGACCCTATTGAATTTAGAGAACGATGTTCTTCTGAAACCAA AGTTCAGGAGTTTTCAGAGAATTCCAAACTAGAGCAGCCAACAAACCTGGACTCTATATTTACG ATTCTTAAAGAGAACATTGTCAGTTTTGTGACGGAGGAGTTGAAGAATTTCCAGCATCTTCTGAGTCTAGATCTGGAAACATTAAAGAGccagaaaaaaactgatgagATGAATGGTGAAGAGAAAGTGCAGAAGAGCAAAATCAGAGAGGCTTTGTTGAACATCACTCTGCACTACatgaggaaaataaagcaaGAGGAACTGGCTGATTCTCTGCAAAGCA gaACTTCTTCTGGACTGTGCCAGTGTAAACTCAAATCAAATCTAAAGAAAaggttccagtgtgtgtttgaggggattgctaaagcaggaaactcatcctttctgaatgagatctacacagaactctacatcacagagggagaatcatcagaggtcaatgatgaacatgaggtcataCAGATTGAAGCAGCTTCCAGGAAGAAAGATGAACTGGAAAAGAGaatcaaatgtgaaaacatctTTAAACCATCAGCTCACAGAgatgaaccaatcagaacagtgatgacaaagggagtggctggcattgggaaaacagtcttaacacagaagttcactctggactgggctgaagacaaagccaaccaggacatcctcttcactTTTCCATTCACTTTCAGAGAGTTGAAtgtggtgaaaaagaaaaagttcagcttggtggaacttgttcatcacttcttcactgaaaccaaagaagcaggaatctgcagctttgaagagttccaggttgtgttcatctttgacggtttggatgagtgtcgacttcctctggacttccacaagactgagatcctgactgatgtcacagaatccacctcagtggatgtgctgctgataaacctcatcagggggaaactgcttccatctgctcgcctctggataaccacacgacctgcagcagccaatcagatccctcctgagtgtgttgacatggtgacagaggtcagagggttcactgacccccagaaggaggagtacttcaggaagaggttcagaggtgaggagcaggccagcaggatcatctcccacatcaagtcatcacgaagcctccacatcatgtgtcacatcccagtcttctgctggatcactgctacagttctggaggatgtgttggaaaccagagagggaggagagctgcccaagaccctgactgagatgtacatccacttcctggtggttcagaccaaagtgaagaaggtcaagtatgaagGAGAATCTGaaacagatccacactggagtccagagagcaggaagatgattgagtctctgggaaaactggcttttgatcagctgcagaaaggaaacctgatcttctatgaatcagacctgacagagtatAGCATCGATACCACAGCGGCCTCAGtatactcaggagtgttcacacagatctttaaagaggagagaggactgtaccaggaca atttctgcttcgtccatctgagtgttcaagagtttctggctgctctctATGTTCatttgacattcattcatcacgGTGTCCCTCTGATTGAAGAATCACAAAAATCGTCCCTCTGGAATCGATTGTTTGACAAACCCAGTTTAGATCTTCTGCACCAACGTGCTGTGGACgaggccttacagagtccaaatggacacctggatcTGTTCCtgcgcttcctcctgggtctttcagtCCGAACCAGTCAGAGTCTTCTACGTGGCCTGGTGAAAGAGAGGGGAAACAGACGGAATACCAACAGAAAAACAGTGAATtacatcaagaagaagatcagtgagGATCTCTCTCCAGAGAGACGCCTTAATCTTTTCTattgtctgaatgaactgaaggaCGAATCACTAACAGAGGAGATCCAACAGTACCTGAGTTCAAGAAGACTCTCAGAAAAGAAGCtctctcctgctcagtggtcagctctgatCTTTACGTTACTGTCATCAGAGGAAGATCTGGATGTGTTCAACTTGAAGAAATTTTCTGCTTCACACAATGCTCTGCTCAGGATGCTGCCAGTCATTAAAGCTTCCAGAAGAGCTCT gtTGAGTGATTGTAACCTGTCAATGaaaagctgtgaagctctggcCTCAGTTCTCAGCTGCCAGTCCTCTTGTCTGAGAGAGTTGGACCTGAGTGGTAacgacctgaaggattcaggagtgaagcttctttctgatggactgaagagtccacaCTGTCTactggaaactctcag TTTGTCAGGTTGTCAGGTCACAAATGAGGGCTGTTCTTTTCTGGCCTTGGCTCTGACCTctaacccctcccatctgagagaaCTGGACCTGAGCTGCAATCATCTAGGAGactcaggagtgaagctgctgtctgatATAAAAGAGAATCCAGACTGGAGACTGGACAAACTCAA GGTGGACCATGGTGGAGAGCGGAGAATGAACCCTGGTCCGAGaaagt ATGCCTGTAAACTCACACTGGGCTCAAACACAGAACACCGGCAGGTATCTGACCCATTTTACATCCTTCCAGAGACCTTGTACCACTCTCACATTCTGTGTAGAGATGCAGTGACCGATCGCTGTTACTGGGAGGTTGTGTGTAATGGAGAGGTCCTCGTAGCAGTGACTTCAGAGGGAGAAACAATGAAAGGCAGCGGAAATGATGAAGACTCTTGGTTTGGGAGGAACAGTCAGTCCTGGAGTCTGCAGTGCTCTGGGAGTGGTTACTCTGTCTGGCACAACAAGGAAATGATAGAGCTTCCATTCTATTCTTCCTCTGTATCTAGCAGAGTAGGAGTGTATGTGAACTACTCTGGTGGAACCA